Proteins encoded together in one Coriobacteriia bacterium window:
- a CDS encoding PstS family phosphate ABC transporter substrate-binding protein, which yields MNLKKYLASGLAIAMLAGTVALAGCTAEEEPTTEEPAAGETVELEGSITVQGSDTLLNVATAWSDGFMDANPGVDISVQGGGSGTGIAALINGTAEFANASRGIKDEEITEAEANGVDPVEHKVAIDGIAVVVNPANDVEELTLEQLGQIFRGEITNWKDVGGADKQIVLLSRDSSSGTYEYFKEEVVAAEDENAEYAASAKLLPSNQAIADEVAANEAGIGYIGLGYLTDDVSVVAIDGVKASIETATDGSYPISRYLYMYSNGEVDGVMQAYLDWILGAEGQQLVEDEGFVPLP from the coding sequence GTGAACCTCAAGAAGTACCTTGCGTCAGGGCTTGCGATCGCGATGCTCGCGGGCACCGTTGCGCTCGCCGGTTGCACCGCCGAGGAGGAGCCGACCACCGAGGAGCCCGCGGCCGGAGAGACCGTAGAGCTCGAAGGCTCGATCACCGTCCAGGGCTCGGACACGCTCCTGAACGTCGCCACGGCGTGGAGCGACGGGTTCATGGACGCCAACCCCGGTGTGGACATCTCGGTCCAGGGCGGCGGCTCCGGCACCGGCATCGCGGCGCTCATCAACGGCACCGCCGAGTTCGCCAACGCCTCTCGTGGGATCAAGGACGAGGAGATCACCGAGGCCGAGGCCAACGGCGTGGATCCCGTCGAGCACAAGGTCGCGATCGACGGCATCGCCGTGGTCGTGAATCCTGCGAACGACGTCGAGGAGCTCACCCTGGAGCAGCTCGGCCAGATCTTCCGCGGTGAGATCACCAACTGGAAGGACGTCGGCGGCGCGGACAAGCAGATCGTCTTGCTCTCGCGCGACAGCTCCTCGGGCACCTACGAGTACTTCAAGGAAGAGGTCGTGGCTGCCGAGGACGAGAACGCCGAGTACGCCGCGAGCGCCAAGCTGCTCCCGTCGAACCAGGCGATCGCCGATGAGGTAGCGGCCAACGAGGCCGGCATCGGCTACATCGGCCTCGGCTACCTCACCGATGATGTGAGCGTCGTTGCGATCGATGGCGTCAAGGCGTCGATCGAGACCGCTACCGACGGTTCGTACCCGATCAGCCGCTACCTGTACATGTACAGCAACGGCGAGGTCGATGGTGTCATGCAGGCCTACCTCGACTGGATCCTCGGCGCCGAGGGCCAGCAGCTTGTCGAGGACGAGGGCTTTGTGCCGCTGCCGTAA
- the pstA gene encoding phosphate ABC transporter permease PstA, with translation MSTRSTIRRARVTEVVAHIVLGAMAASVVALALFVLGYIVYHGAAAIDWTFLTQVPKDRGRDGGIFPVIVGTLYVTLGTAALTLPIGILAGIHLAEYAPRNFTTRAIRLAITNMAGVPSIVYGLFGLAAFVLLAGFGRSIIAAALTLTCMTLPVVITATEEALRQIPQDLRQASLALGATRLRTIYKVVLPAAAPGIITGSILGLARAAGETAPILFTGAVFQMRRIPDGPGSQFMALPYHIYAQVTSVPGWDPTLVWGTALVLVVGISFVSIIAAWWRSAQRRKVQW, from the coding sequence ATGAGTACGCGCTCCACCATCAGGCGGGCCCGCGTGACCGAGGTCGTGGCGCACATCGTGCTCGGTGCGATGGCCGCGAGCGTCGTCGCGCTCGCGCTCTTCGTGCTCGGCTACATCGTCTACCACGGCGCGGCTGCCATCGATTGGACGTTCCTCACCCAGGTGCCGAAGGACCGGGGCCGCGACGGCGGCATCTTCCCGGTCATCGTCGGCACGCTCTACGTCACCCTCGGCACCGCTGCGCTCACGCTGCCGATCGGCATCCTTGCGGGCATCCACCTCGCCGAGTACGCTCCCCGGAACTTCACGACACGGGCCATCCGGCTCGCCATCACCAACATGGCGGGCGTTCCGTCGATCGTCTACGGACTGTTCGGCCTTGCGGCCTTCGTGCTGCTCGCAGGGTTCGGCCGCTCGATCATCGCGGCGGCGCTCACGCTCACCTGCATGACGCTCCCGGTGGTCATCACGGCTACCGAGGAAGCGCTGCGGCAGATCCCCCAGGACCTGCGGCAGGCATCGCTCGCGCTCGGCGCCACGAGGCTCCGGACCATCTACAAGGTGGTCCTGCCCGCCGCCGCGCCCGGTATCATCACCGGCTCGATCCTCGGCCTCGCGCGGGCTGCGGGCGAGACGGCGCCGATCCTGTTCACCGGGGCGGTCTTCCAGATGCGCCGCATCCCGGATGGACCGGGCTCGCAGTTCATGGCCCTCCCGTACCACATCTACGCACAGGTCACATCAGTCCCCGGATGGGACCCGACCCTCGTCTGGGGCACCGCGCTCGTGCTCGTGGTCGGCATCAGCTTCGTCAGCATCATCGCCGCCTGGTGGCGGTCGGCACAGAGGAGGAAGGTCCAGTGGTGA
- a CDS encoding response regulator transcription factor: MSRILIVEDDPIIRQTEEYALRRAGFEVSSSADGLEGLEMALRDRPDLIVLDLMLPGIDGYRFAEEVRRTSAEVAIIMVTALDTERDAVRGLDAGADDYIGKPFSMEELLARVRANLRRVRARAVVDSNEVIEVGDLVIEPAELRVSVAGEHAALRLKEFQLLVALARNAGSLMSRQRLAHEVWGYDHLPSSRTIDVHIRRVRQAVEEPSAYNYIQTVHGAGYRFDPRPKGAHQLS, translated from the coding sequence GTGTCCAGGATTCTCATCGTCGAGGACGACCCGATCATCAGGCAGACCGAGGAGTACGCGCTGCGCCGCGCGGGCTTTGAGGTGTCGAGCTCGGCCGACGGCCTTGAGGGGCTCGAGATGGCCCTTCGCGACAGACCCGACCTGATCGTGCTCGATCTCATGCTGCCGGGCATCGACGGGTACCGCTTTGCCGAGGAGGTGCGCCGCACAAGCGCCGAAGTGGCGATCATCATGGTGACCGCGCTCGACACCGAACGGGACGCGGTACGCGGTCTGGACGCCGGCGCCGACGACTACATCGGCAAGCCGTTTTCAATGGAGGAGCTGCTCGCACGCGTGCGGGCGAACCTGCGCCGTGTGCGGGCGCGGGCGGTTGTGGACAGCAACGAGGTCATCGAGGTCGGGGACCTCGTGATCGAGCCTGCCGAGCTGCGGGTCTCGGTGGCCGGTGAGCACGCGGCGCTACGCCTGAAGGAGTTCCAGCTGCTCGTCGCACTCGCCCGCAACGCCGGCTCGCTCATGTCCCGCCAGCGTCTCGCGCACGAGGTGTGGGGCTACGATCATCTCCCCTCGTCCCGCACGATCGACGTGCACATCCGCCGCGTACGACAGGCAGTCGAGGAGCCCTCGGCCTATAACTACATCCAGACGGTCCACGGTGCCGGCTACCGGTTCGATCCCCGGCCGAAGGGAGCGCATCAGCTCTCGTGA
- the pstC gene encoding phosphate ABC transporter permease subunit PstC — translation MTTPPSISGRRLGRTTSRRAAEAVVRGLIYFCGWLAIIILAAIAGFLLWNALRAINEAGVGSMLSGTAWYPTSSPGKFGMLPLIIGSLFVTGVALLVCVPVGVGAALYISEFSDRRVKEVMKTIIEFMAAVPSVVYGLIGVAVLIPLVKSVFVLDSGMTALTGGIVLGVMSIPTVISISEDALHAVPSDLRRGSAALGNTRWQTTYKVTLPAAGSGIFAATMLGLGRAIGETMAVLMLTGNAAIMPGSPLESVRTMTGTIAAEMGEVVQGGLHYSVLFAVGLVLFIITFTINLAADMVLERQRKRWRR, via the coding sequence ATGACAACGCCTCCCTCCATCTCCGGGCGCAGACTCGGCCGCACGACTTCGCGTCGTGCGGCCGAGGCCGTCGTCCGGGGACTCATCTACTTCTGCGGCTGGCTCGCGATCATCATCCTCGCGGCCATCGCAGGCTTCCTGCTGTGGAATGCGCTTCGGGCGATCAACGAGGCCGGCGTGGGCTCGATGCTCTCCGGCACGGCGTGGTATCCCACGTCGAGCCCGGGTAAGTTCGGGATGTTGCCGCTCATCATCGGCTCGCTGTTCGTCACGGGTGTCGCACTGCTCGTGTGTGTTCCGGTCGGTGTGGGGGCGGCGCTCTACATCTCGGAGTTCTCCGACCGAAGGGTGAAGGAGGTCATGAAGACGATCATCGAGTTCATGGCCGCCGTTCCCTCGGTGGTCTACGGTCTGATCGGTGTGGCGGTGCTCATCCCGCTCGTGAAGAGCGTGTTCGTGCTGGACAGCGGCATGACTGCGCTCACGGGCGGTATCGTGCTCGGGGTCATGTCGATCCCCACCGTGATCTCGATATCGGAAGACGCGCTGCATGCCGTCCCCTCCGACCTCCGGCGAGGCTCCGCGGCGCTTGGCAACACGCGCTGGCAGACCACCTACAAGGTGACGCTGCCGGCCGCGGGCTCGGGCATCTTCGCCGCGACGATGCTCGGACTCGGACGGGCCATCGGCGAGACCATGGCCGTGCTCATGCTCACCGGCAACGCCGCTATCATGCCTGGCTCCCCGCTCGAGTCGGTGCGGACCATGACCGGCACGATCGCCGCCGAGATGGGCGAGGTCGTTCAGGGCGGTCTGCACTACTCGGTGCTGTTCGCGGTCGGCCTGGTCCTGTTCATCATCACGTTCACCATCAATCTGGCCGCCGATATGGTGCTCGAGCGTCAGCGGAAGCGGTGGCGCCGATGA
- a CDS encoding phosphatase PAP2 family protein: protein MLPGRRERWQRDPRVGVLVVVAFSALAAFIALGLALIIAPAWIQLDIAVSEAIRSIELPGLEAFARFATRLGDFWPMVILTVGTAMLFWARGNRTSAATLVIGVLSGSAFGVLLKLLFARLRPALEVARIPIPETYSFPSGHALASLLFFGSLAFLIILHERSLRRALIATVLCVLAALTIAMARVYLGVHYLGDVVGSWLLGASWLAAVVLVSARWGAGSSEADFSEPGEDAP, encoded by the coding sequence ATGCTTCCCGGACGCCGAGAGCGCTGGCAGCGTGACCCGAGGGTGGGCGTGCTCGTGGTGGTCGCGTTCTCGGCGCTCGCCGCGTTCATTGCGCTCGGCCTCGCGCTCATCATCGCTCCGGCGTGGATCCAGCTCGACATCGCCGTTTCCGAGGCGATCAGGTCCATCGAACTGCCGGGTCTCGAGGCGTTCGCGCGTTTCGCCACCAGGCTGGGCGACTTCTGGCCGATGGTCATCCTCACCGTGGGGACGGCGATGCTCTTCTGGGCGCGAGGCAATCGGACGTCGGCGGCCACGCTCGTCATCGGGGTGCTGTCGGGCTCTGCGTTCGGTGTGCTGCTGAAGCTGCTCTTCGCGCGTCTGCGCCCGGCCCTTGAGGTCGCGCGCATTCCGATCCCCGAGACGTACAGCTTTCCGTCGGGCCACGCGCTCGCAAGCCTGCTCTTCTTCGGGTCGCTCGCGTTCCTCATCATCCTCCACGAGCGGAGCCTTCGGCGCGCACTGATCGCGACGGTGCTCTGCGTGCTGGCCGCGCTCACGATCGCCATGGCGCGCGTCTATCTGGGCGTCCACTACCTCGGCGACGTGGTCGGTTCCTGGCTGCTCGGCGCGTCGTGGCTCGCGGCAGTGGTGCTCGTGTCCGCGCGCTGGGGCGCCGGCTCCTCGGAGGCGGACTTCAGCGAGCCCGGGGAAGACGCACCGTAG
- the pstB gene encoding phosphate ABC transporter ATP-binding protein PstB, producing the protein MVIALQLPENGSAAMVAPNVPASERAAERVADRALATSAEAVGSFSLSDVSVAYGRDRVIEGVSMQIAARAVTALIGPSGCGKSTLLRCLNRMNDEFGNVHVGGRITLDGQDIMGKAMDPVELRMRVGQVFQRPNPFPMSIFDNVAYGPRTQGIRNRGDLADLVEQSLKGAALWEEVRNSLKKHAFELSGGQQQRLCIARALATKPEVILMDEPASALDPISTQQIEDTIAVLKSEVTIVIVTHNMQQAARISDQTAFMLRESLDAPAFLVEMGDTKRMFTNPDDVRTESYITGRFG; encoded by the coding sequence GTGGTGATCGCGCTGCAGTTGCCCGAGAACGGGAGCGCCGCGATGGTGGCTCCGAACGTCCCGGCAAGCGAGCGGGCGGCTGAGCGTGTCGCCGACCGCGCGCTTGCGACGTCGGCCGAGGCAGTTGGCTCCTTTTCGCTGTCGGACGTCTCCGTCGCGTACGGGCGCGATCGCGTGATCGAGGGTGTCAGCATGCAGATCGCCGCGCGCGCCGTCACTGCGCTGATCGGGCCTTCGGGGTGCGGCAAGTCCACGCTGCTCCGGTGTCTCAATCGAATGAACGACGAGTTCGGCAACGTACACGTCGGCGGTCGTATCACACTCGACGGACAGGACATCATGGGCAAGGCGATGGACCCGGTCGAGCTCAGGATGCGCGTGGGCCAGGTGTTTCAGCGGCCGAACCCGTTTCCGATGTCCATCTTCGACAACGTCGCCTACGGTCCCCGAACGCAGGGCATTCGCAACAGGGGAGACCTCGCTGACCTTGTCGAGCAGTCCCTCAAGGGGGCCGCGCTGTGGGAAGAGGTGCGCAACAGCCTCAAGAAGCACGCGTTCGAGCTCTCGGGCGGGCAGCAGCAGCGTCTGTGCATCGCGCGTGCGCTTGCCACGAAGCCGGAGGTCATTTTGATGGACGAGCCGGCCTCGGCGCTCGACCCGATCTCCACGCAGCAGATCGAGGACACCATCGCTGTGCTGAAATCCGAGGTGACGATCGTGATCGTCACGCACAACATGCAGCAGGCTGCGCGGATCTCGGACCAGACGGCCTTCATGCTGCGCGAGAGCCTGGACGCGCCGGCGTTCCTCGTGGAGATGGGCGACACCAAGCGGATGTTCACGAATCCCGACGACGTGCGCACCGAGTCGTATATCACCGGCCGCTTCGGTTAG
- a CDS encoding ATP-binding protein, with amino-acid sequence MRRPLIPRSSAYRVRLIVGFVVAIGVVAGAWAWSLTGPVTDAVMDQQEARLADLARAGTMMLTHTDLSLEASVSGLAGTSGVRTTVIAADGTVLADSEEETSTLENHGDRPEVRSALRGETGSDVRRSDTQGVDRMYVAVPATYHDAPVVLRVSESLEQIDDISASMRRAGVLPLLAVLVIATAVGWFVTRDAAGPVERLAGSARAMADGDLSSPVPESDGALAPLAGSLGDLRDQLRERLDALEGEQRTLRHALDGLSDAVLLFDGNTVRLANRALKTMFRVVPGDLRGRPLSDLGLPAPVEAAIADGLASGDGASADLGPDPYHRYHRVLVVPLGETDGSQRTLAVIGDVTDRMRLDAVRRDFVANASHELKTPVAGILLLAESAENAVSDGDSEQALAFVPQIAGEAARLKRLVAELLDLSRVESVPGQAEVADVRRAVELALAGHRRAASAKGLSLAAELQAVAGADVAVRCGTTDLAIVLDNLLSNAIAYTERGGVTVRVSADDETVTIDVADTGIGIPTADVERVFERFYRVDRARSRTSGGTGLGLALVRNTVERAGGTARITSDPGAGTTATVRLPRAR; translated from the coding sequence GTGAGGCGACCGCTCATCCCACGCTCGTCGGCCTACCGGGTGCGGCTCATCGTCGGCTTCGTCGTCGCGATCGGCGTGGTCGCGGGCGCCTGGGCGTGGAGCCTCACCGGACCGGTGACCGACGCGGTCATGGACCAGCAGGAAGCGCGGCTTGCCGACCTCGCACGAGCCGGAACGATGATGCTCACGCACACCGATCTCTCGCTTGAGGCGAGCGTCTCGGGACTCGCCGGCACGAGCGGCGTCCGGACGACCGTCATCGCCGCCGACGGGACGGTACTCGCCGACAGCGAGGAGGAGACCTCCACGCTCGAGAACCACGGTGATCGGCCCGAGGTGCGCTCCGCGCTTCGCGGCGAGACAGGCAGCGACGTGCGCCGCTCGGACACACAAGGCGTCGATCGCATGTACGTCGCGGTTCCCGCGACCTACCACGACGCGCCGGTGGTGCTTCGCGTCTCGGAGTCCCTCGAGCAGATCGACGACATCTCGGCGTCGATGCGCCGTGCCGGAGTGCTGCCGCTCCTTGCGGTGCTCGTCATCGCGACCGCCGTAGGCTGGTTCGTCACCCGCGACGCCGCAGGCCCTGTGGAGCGTCTCGCCGGCTCGGCACGCGCCATGGCCGACGGTGACCTCAGCTCGCCCGTGCCCGAGAGCGACGGTGCCCTCGCACCGCTTGCGGGCTCCCTCGGGGACCTGCGCGACCAGCTCCGCGAGCGTCTCGATGCCCTTGAGGGCGAGCAGCGTACCTTGCGCCACGCACTCGACGGTCTGTCGGACGCAGTGCTGCTGTTCGACGGGAACACCGTGCGCCTCGCGAACCGCGCGCTCAAGACGATGTTCCGCGTGGTACCCGGCGACCTCCGTGGCCGACCGCTTTCGGACCTCGGCCTGCCCGCCCCGGTCGAGGCGGCGATAGCCGACGGCCTTGCGTCGGGAGACGGCGCGAGCGCGGACCTCGGGCCGGACCCGTATCACCGCTACCATCGCGTGCTGGTCGTCCCGCTCGGCGAGACCGACGGCTCGCAGCGCACGCTCGCCGTCATCGGCGACGTCACCGACCGGATGCGGCTCGATGCGGTGCGGCGGGACTTCGTGGCCAACGCCTCGCATGAGCTGAAGACGCCGGTCGCCGGCATCCTGCTCCTCGCCGAGTCGGCCGAGAACGCGGTGAGCGATGGCGACAGCGAGCAGGCGCTCGCGTTCGTTCCGCAGATCGCCGGCGAGGCAGCGCGCCTCAAGCGGCTCGTAGCCGAACTGCTCGATCTCTCGCGCGTCGAGAGCGTACCCGGCCAGGCCGAGGTAGCCGACGTCCGGCGGGCCGTGGAGCTGGCGCTTGCGGGGCACCGTCGCGCGGCTTCGGCCAAGGGTCTCTCGCTCGCTGCCGAGCTTCAGGCGGTCGCGGGTGCAGACGTCGCCGTGCGTTGCGGTACGACCGACCTCGCGATCGTCCTCGACAACCTGCTCTCGAACGCTATCGCCTACACCGAGCGCGGCGGGGTGACCGTGCGTGTCTCGGCAGACGACGAGACGGTGACGATCGATGTCGCAGACACGGGCATCGGAATCCCCACGGCCGACGTGGAGCGCGTCTTCGAGCGCTTCTACCGTGTCGACCGCGCACGGTCCCGCACGAGCGGCGGCACGGGACTCGGCCTGGCGCTCGTCCGCAACACCGTGGAGCGCGCGGGCGGAACGGCTAGGATCACCTCGGACCCCGGCGCTGGAACGACCGCTACGGTGCGTCTTCCCCGGGCTCGCTGA
- a CDS encoding UvrD-helicase domain-containing protein → MTFSPDDLNPAQRDAVTTTQGPLLVLAGAGSGKTRVLTYRIAHLVRDLGVSPAEILAITFTNKAAQEMRSRLEGLCGHAGRAMWVMTFHAFCGRILRADGERLGFSRAFTIYDEDDSRRLLTSVAAEFDIDPKQFPIKGIASRISSAKNELVGPAEYEAKAAIPPEKITAKVYRRYQQRIAEANAMDFDDMLVNAERLLREHPEVLEFYQDRFRYILVDEYQDTNKAQYEIVNRLAARDRNLMVVGDDDQSIYSWRGADIRNILEFERDYPDATVIRLEQNYRSTETILAAANAVVANNRGRKPKTLWTANVGGEAIVRYSATDERDEARFAAEEIERLLRDEHRSYADFAVFYRTNAQSRIVEDTFLRAGVPYRLVGGTRFFERAEIKDVMAWLRAAANPTDVQSLARVLEKRQGIGKTTIDTLRAHAIERGISLSDAIALAADEGWLATAPSRKVAVLAEDLAAARAVEGESLRARVEAVVDLSGLLSALAAESTHEAAGRAENIREFFGVVDEYDQQHEEPEARTLEAFLEWVALRSDLDEIEESERAVTMMTLHSAKGLEFPVVFMLGMEDSLFPHASSLFDQSGLEEERRLCYVGITRARERLYIIHASMRQLFGTTQYNQPSMFISEIPEEHVRAEGIGSAGFGTSAPGRGRGDRGGSVRWARDRAPDSTGGGRVFGSGQSVRREAEPKLVLAAGDTVDHKVFGRGVVQSVSGDKVAVTFPGSGTKNLLLGYAPIRKVEP, encoded by the coding sequence ATGACATTCTCTCCTGACGACCTCAATCCGGCGCAGCGCGACGCCGTCACCACCACGCAAGGACCGCTTCTCGTGCTTGCCGGCGCGGGCAGCGGCAAGACGCGCGTGCTCACGTATCGGATCGCGCACCTGGTGCGCGATCTTGGTGTCTCACCGGCGGAGATTCTCGCCATCACGTTCACCAACAAGGCCGCGCAGGAGATGCGCTCCCGGCTCGAGGGTCTGTGCGGCCATGCAGGCCGCGCGATGTGGGTGATGACGTTCCACGCGTTCTGCGGCCGCATTCTGCGTGCAGATGGTGAGCGGCTCGGGTTCTCCCGCGCATTCACGATCTACGACGAGGACGATTCTCGGCGGCTGCTCACCAGCGTCGCGGCGGAGTTCGACATCGATCCCAAGCAGTTCCCCATCAAGGGCATCGCATCGAGGATCTCCTCGGCAAAAAACGAGCTCGTCGGACCCGCCGAGTACGAGGCGAAAGCAGCCATCCCGCCGGAGAAGATCACCGCGAAGGTGTACCGCCGCTACCAGCAGCGGATCGCCGAGGCGAACGCGATGGACTTCGACGACATGCTCGTGAACGCCGAGCGGCTGTTGCGCGAGCACCCCGAGGTACTCGAGTTCTACCAGGACCGGTTCCGCTACATCCTCGTGGACGAGTATCAGGACACGAACAAGGCGCAGTACGAGATCGTGAATCGCCTCGCCGCGCGCGACCGCAACCTGATGGTCGTGGGCGACGACGACCAATCGATCTACTCGTGGCGTGGCGCCGATATCCGGAACATCCTCGAGTTCGAGCGCGACTATCCCGATGCCACGGTGATCCGTCTGGAGCAGAATTACCGCTCTACCGAGACGATCCTCGCAGCGGCGAACGCCGTGGTGGCGAACAACCGCGGGCGCAAGCCGAAGACGCTGTGGACGGCAAACGTCGGCGGCGAGGCGATTGTGCGCTACTCGGCCACCGACGAACGCGACGAGGCCCGCTTCGCGGCCGAGGAGATCGAACGCCTCCTGCGCGACGAGCACCGCTCCTATGCCGACTTCGCCGTCTTCTATCGCACGAACGCCCAGTCGCGCATCGTGGAGGACACGTTCCTGCGCGCTGGCGTGCCGTACCGGCTCGTGGGCGGAACGCGCTTCTTCGAGCGTGCCGAGATCAAGGACGTGATGGCGTGGCTGCGCGCCGCCGCCAACCCCACCGACGTCCAGTCGCTCGCGCGCGTGCTCGAGAAGCGGCAGGGCATCGGCAAGACCACCATCGACACGCTGAGGGCGCACGCGATCGAGCGGGGCATCTCGCTCTCGGATGCAATCGCGCTCGCCGCCGACGAAGGGTGGCTCGCGACCGCCCCTTCGCGCAAGGTCGCTGTGCTGGCCGAGGACCTTGCCGCGGCGCGGGCCGTCGAAGGCGAGTCGCTGAGAGCCAGGGTGGAAGCGGTAGTGGACCTCTCGGGCCTTCTCTCGGCGCTCGCTGCCGAGAGCACGCACGAAGCGGCGGGCCGCGCAGAGAACATCCGGGAGTTCTTCGGCGTGGTGGACGAGTACGACCAGCAGCACGAGGAGCCCGAGGCGCGAACGCTCGAGGCGTTCCTCGAGTGGGTGGCGCTGCGCTCCGACCTCGACGAGATCGAGGAGAGCGAACGCGCGGTCACGATGATGACGCTGCACTCGGCCAAAGGCCTTGAGTTCCCGGTCGTGTTCATGCTCGGCATGGAGGACTCGCTGTTCCCGCACGCGAGCTCGCTGTTCGACCAGTCCGGGCTCGAGGAGGAGCGCCGTCTGTGCTACGTGGGCATCACCCGCGCTCGCGAACGGCTGTACATCATCCACGCATCGATGCGGCAGCTCTTCGGCACCACGCAGTACAACCAGCCGAGCATGTTCATCTCGGAGATTCCCGAAGAACACGTGCGCGCCGAAGGGATCGGCTCGGCCGGCTTCGGCACGTCGGCGCCGGGGCGGGGACGAGGCGACCGCGGCGGATCGGTGCGGTGGGCGCGCGACCGTGCACCGGATAGCACCGGCGGCGGACGCGTCTTCGGCTCGGGACAGTCGGTCCGGCGTGAGGCCGAGCCGAAGCTCGTTCTTGCCGCCGGCGACACGGTCGATCACAAGGTATTCGGCCGGGGTGTGGTGCAGTCGGTGAGCGGCGATAAGGTGGCCGTGACCTTCCCGGGTAGCGGGACGAAGAACCTGCTTCTGGGGTACGCTCCGATACGCAAGGTCGAACCGTAG
- a CDS encoding putative manganese-dependent inorganic diphosphatase, giving the protein MGPILVFGHRNPDNDSICSAVAYAHLKNVTDPDEVYLPARLGPVPPETAWVFERFGVDLPDEIPHVRTRVRDAMSAGVVTVSPEDNMLTAGRLMREHNVRALPVTDAEGGVRGLMNQQILAELYIGETEMLGFAKLPLTVAELAAVLGGRVLAGDVAKRLTGSVLIGAMEPETMVSYIHAGDTLIVGDRLRTQPQALEAGAACLIISGGSEPDAGVLDLAAARGAAIISSPHDTYATARLVNLGHSVGGLMDTSPLLVGPDALLAEVAEDLMDSVHREALVVDEEGRLEGILTRTNLARGFRRRVILLDHNELSQSAPGVEDAAVVEIVDHHRVGDVQTAAPILFLNLPVGSTATIVAERYRDLGVAPPDGMAGVLLSAVLTDTVLLKSPTTTPTDHEVADRLAAQLEIDPIEFGLEMFRARAERVDFSAPDAVGRDLKEYRAGDLAIGVAQVETVDVAEYLDRSAELAAALEELAGRRSLDLAMLLVTDVVREGSQVFAVGKTRIAERALGIELSAGPAWVDGLLSRKKQVASRLLETAGA; this is encoded by the coding sequence ATGGGACCGATCCTGGTCTTCGGACATCGCAATCCGGATAACGACTCGATCTGCTCGGCGGTCGCCTACGCGCACCTGAAGAACGTGACCGATCCGGACGAGGTCTACCTGCCTGCCCGTTTGGGGCCCGTCCCGCCCGAGACCGCGTGGGTCTTCGAGCGCTTCGGCGTGGATCTGCCCGACGAGATCCCACACGTGCGCACCCGGGTCCGCGACGCCATGAGCGCCGGCGTCGTCACGGTCTCCCCGGAAGACAATATGCTCACCGCGGGACGCCTGATGCGGGAGCACAACGTGCGCGCCCTTCCGGTCACAGACGCCGAGGGCGGTGTTCGCGGGCTCATGAATCAGCAGATTCTCGCGGAGCTCTACATCGGCGAGACCGAGATGCTCGGCTTTGCGAAGCTGCCTCTGACGGTGGCCGAGCTGGCTGCCGTGCTTGGCGGTCGCGTTCTTGCCGGCGACGTCGCCAAGCGGCTGACCGGTTCTGTGCTCATCGGCGCGATGGAGCCGGAGACGATGGTGTCCTACATCCACGCCGGCGACACGCTGATCGTGGGCGACCGCCTCCGCACCCAGCCTCAGGCGCTCGAGGCGGGCGCAGCATGCCTGATCATCAGCGGGGGTTCGGAGCCGGACGCCGGCGTGCTCGACCTGGCCGCCGCGCGCGGCGCTGCCATCATCTCGAGCCCGCACGACACCTACGCCACCGCACGTCTCGTGAACCTGGGGCACTCGGTGGGCGGCCTGATGGACACTTCGCCGTTGCTGGTGGGCCCGGACGCGCTGCTCGCCGAGGTGGCCGAGGACCTGATGGACAGCGTCCATCGCGAGGCGCTCGTCGTGGATGAAGAGGGTCGGCTCGAAGGCATCCTCACGAGGACCAACCTTGCGCGCGGCTTCCGTCGCCGGGTCATCCTGCTCGACCACAACGAGCTCTCGCAATCTGCACCGGGTGTCGAGGACGCCGCGGTGGTCGAGATCGTCGACCACCACCGCGTGGGCGACGTGCAGACTGCCGCACCGATCCTGTTCCTCAACCTCCCGGTCGGCTCGACCGCGACCATCGTCGCCGAGCGGTACCGCGACCTGGGCGTCGCGCCGCCCGATGGTATGGCAGGCGTGCTGCTCTCGGCCGTGCTGACCGACACGGTGCTTCTGAAGAGTCCCACCACGACCCCGACCGATCACGAGGTGGCCGATCGCCTCGCCGCGCAGCTCGAGATCGACCCGATCGAGTTCGGCCTCGAGATGTTCCGCGCACGTGCCGAGCGAGTGGACTTCTCTGCGCCCGATGCGGTAGGCCGCGACCTCAAGGAGTACCGCGCGGGCGATCTTGCGATCGGCGTGGCACAGGTGGAGACGGTGGATGTGGCCGAGTACCTCGACCGCTCGGCGGAGCTGGCCGCCGCCCTCGAGGAGCTGGCCGGGCGTCGGAGCCTCGACCTGGCGATGCTGCTCGTCACCGACGTGGTCCGCGAGGGGAGTCAGGTCTTCGCGGTCGGCAAGACCCGCATCGCCGAGCGCGCGCTCGGCATAGAGCTGTCGGCCGGTCCGGCGTGGGTCGACGGTCTTCTCTCGCGCAAGAAGCAGGTCGCGTCACGCCTGCTCGAGACTGCGGGGGCGTGA